From Propionispora vibrioides, one genomic window encodes:
- a CDS encoding BglG family transcription antiterminator: protein MVLTARRQELIKILEATDHDAPLTVKQLAGRFGVSERTIRYDLDFVEEALRHKGLALCKQTNRGVWIEATAGLTELPRMAFRDYVLSRRERCQAIVVYLLAAGQAAAAEELAEHLLVSRSTLLADLESVKELLVKYQAELASKRGLGLWIEGKEKNLRNLLVQIFCTGTYDVSAPEQQAGEYPYEAELFHAYAGTLPVAELATFMIRLLQEQGLSYTDFSINYMVISLTVQLKRLQQGRRLEEADSGGLSGMSGSFFNGLARQMAAELSRYDRRIGEEGEVNFIIRQLLGSQISCFSRLDEGERQKVNLLALNLAESFIKSCQRWLGDIYVDDEELLYGLALHLQPAIERARCKVTLTNPMLPQIREKYGELFAIVLKAVREIEQELGAGLSEDEIGYLTIHFGAAIERKKSRAQKSLKVVLVCGNGIGTAKLLSITLKSRMPYLDIVKVLSLYEWKQQTVSGVDLVISTVPLKRQDAAVLHVSPILSALEMQVIENQIQSVYHKKFAAVEALALSGSLLGLKDVLLPSSIELDVRAGCWEEAIRQAGRLLVAGGAAEERYIDSMIACVKKIGPYIVIAPGIAMPHSRPEDGVKRICLSMVRLAEPVSFSDTRYEPVDLVFAFGAVDHESHFRVLSELWQMLKEPATVQGLRQAADKAAVLALIPDCQPEFQ, encoded by the coding sequence ATGGTTCTTACCGCACGTCGTCAGGAACTGATAAAAATTTTAGAGGCTACCGACCACGACGCACCTCTGACGGTCAAACAGTTGGCCGGACGGTTTGGCGTCAGTGAACGGACCATTCGCTATGATTTGGATTTTGTGGAAGAAGCGCTGAGACACAAAGGCCTTGCTTTATGCAAGCAGACTAACCGGGGAGTTTGGATCGAAGCGACTGCCGGTCTGACCGAACTGCCCCGTATGGCTTTCCGGGATTATGTGCTTTCCCGGCGGGAACGTTGCCAGGCTATTGTGGTCTACCTGCTCGCCGCCGGTCAGGCGGCAGCGGCCGAAGAGCTGGCAGAGCACCTGCTGGTCAGCCGCAGCACCTTGCTGGCCGATCTGGAGAGCGTAAAGGAGTTGCTGGTTAAATACCAGGCGGAGCTTGCTTCCAAACGCGGCCTGGGTCTGTGGATCGAGGGAAAGGAAAAGAACCTGCGCAATCTGCTGGTTCAGATTTTCTGCACAGGAACCTATGATGTCAGCGCGCCGGAGCAGCAGGCGGGAGAGTATCCCTATGAAGCGGAACTCTTTCATGCCTATGCCGGAACATTGCCGGTAGCAGAGCTGGCCACCTTTATGATCCGGCTACTGCAAGAGCAGGGCCTATCCTATACGGACTTTTCCATTAATTATATGGTGATTTCCCTGACTGTTCAGCTAAAACGGCTGCAGCAGGGCCGGCGGCTGGAAGAAGCCGATAGCGGGGGATTAAGCGGTATGAGCGGCAGCTTCTTTAACGGTCTGGCCCGGCAGATGGCCGCCGAACTTTCCCGTTACGACCGCCGGATTGGTGAGGAAGGGGAAGTGAACTTTATCATCCGGCAACTGCTGGGCAGCCAGATTTCCTGCTTTTCGCGGCTGGATGAGGGCGAACGGCAAAAGGTGAATCTGCTGGCCCTCAACTTGGCTGAAAGCTTTATCAAAAGCTGTCAGCGGTGGCTGGGCGACATTTACGTCGATGATGAGGAACTGCTCTACGGGCTGGCCCTGCATTTGCAGCCGGCTATCGAACGGGCTCGCTGCAAGGTTACGCTGACCAATCCGATGCTGCCACAAATCCGGGAAAAATACGGTGAATTGTTTGCCATTGTACTCAAGGCTGTCCGGGAAATTGAACAGGAGCTAGGTGCCGGGCTTTCCGAGGATGAAATCGGCTACCTGACCATTCATTTCGGGGCGGCTATTGAACGGAAAAAAAGCCGGGCCCAAAAAAGTCTGAAGGTGGTACTGGTCTGTGGCAACGGGATCGGTACAGCCAAGCTGTTATCCATTACGCTGAAAAGCCGGATGCCCTATTTGGACATTGTCAAGGTATTGTCGCTGTACGAATGGAAGCAGCAGACGGTCAGCGGTGTTGATCTGGTGATCAGTACCGTGCCGCTAAAACGGCAGGACGCGGCAGTGCTCCATGTGTCACCCATTCTGTCGGCTCTGGAGATGCAGGTCATTGAGAACCAGATTCAGAGCGTGTATCATAAAAAATTCGCCGCCGTAGAGGCGCTTGCCTTATCCGGCTCCCTGCTGGGGCTGAAAGACGTACTGCTACCGTCCTCCATCGAACTGGATGTCCGGGCCGGTTGCTGGGAGGAGGCTATCCGGCAGGCAGGCCGGCTGCTGGTGGCCGGCGGGGCGGCCGAGGAACGGTATATTGACAGTATGATTGCCTGTGTAAAAAAAATCGGCCCCTATATTGTTATCGCACCAGGCATTGCTATGCCGCATTCGCGTCCCGAGGACGGGGTCAAACGGATTTGCCTCAGTATGGTCAGACTGGCGGAGCCGGTTTCTTTCAGCGACACCAGGTATGAACCGGTCGATTTGGTCTTTGCCTTTGGCGCCGTCGACCATGAATCCCATTTCCGGGTTCTTTCCGAGCTGTGGCAAATGCTGAAGGAACCGGCTACGGTACAGGGCTTGCGCCAGGCTGCGGATAAAGCGGCGGTGCTGGCGCTGATACCGGACTGCCAGCCGGAGTTTCAGTAA
- a CDS encoding PTS sugar transporter subunit IIA gives MLTDLLTADVIRLHVGCDSWREAVKSGTDLLVNKNCVEPRYQQAIVANHETLGPYMVIAPGIMLAHARPEDGVKTLAMSLITLKEPVAFGNKTNDPVKLLITLAAPNRNSHLTALSQLMELLMNAEDIRSIMDATKKEAVLAIISRYS, from the coding sequence ATGTTGACGGACCTTCTTACAGCAGATGTCATCCGCTTACATGTCGGATGTGACAGTTGGCGAGAGGCGGTGAAAAGCGGCACCGACCTTTTGGTGAATAAAAACTGTGTTGAACCGCGCTACCAGCAGGCTATTGTGGCCAATCACGAAACGCTGGGACCGTATATGGTCATTGCGCCGGGCATTATGCTGGCTCATGCCCGGCCGGAAGACGGGGTGAAAACGCTGGCCATGAGTCTGATTACCCTGAAGGAGCCTGTTGCTTTTGGCAACAAAACCAACGATCCGGTTAAATTGCTGATTACGCTGGCCGCACCAAACCGGAATTCGCATCTGACGGCTTTATCGCAGCTTATGGAGCTGCTGATGAATGCCGAAGATATCAGAAGCATTATGGACGCAACGAAAAAGGAGGCGGTACTGGCAATCATCAGCCGCTATTCTTAA
- a CDS encoding PTS sugar transporter subunit IIB: MKILVCCGSGLGSSFMIEMNIKKILKENNVAATVDHSDLSSASGIKADIYVGTRDIASQLTALGGKVVSLNSMIDMKELKEKLLAALGDSGAI, encoded by the coding sequence ATGAAAATTCTGGTATGCTGCGGCAGCGGTCTGGGCAGCAGTTTCATGATTGAAATGAACATCAAAAAAATACTTAAAGAAAACAACGTGGCAGCTACGGTGGATCACAGTGATCTGTCCTCAGCGTCGGGGATTAAAGCCGACATCTACGTCGGTACCAGAGATATTGCCAGCCAGCTAACGGCGCTGGGTGGCAAGGTGGTGTCCTTAAACAGTATGATCGACATGAAGGAATTGAAGGAAAAATTACTGGCTGCCTTGGGGGACAGTGGAGCCATATAG
- a CDS encoding PTS ascorbate transporter subunit IIC produces MLKFITDVLSVPAILVGIISMVGLLVQKKSGPDILKGTVKTILGFLILGGGAGIVVGALSSFGVMFQHGFGINGVVPHNEAIVALALKTYGTQTALIMAFGMVMNIVIARLTPLKYIFLTGHHTLYMACMIAAILTAGGMGGASLVIVGSVVLGFVMAFFPAIAQPTMRKITGTDDVGFGHFSTLGYVFSAWVGSLVGDREKSTEDIDFPQGLSFLRDSSLAVSLVMAVLYFIVALASGQGFVEKELSGGQHFLVFALIQAITFAGGVYVILAGVRLVLAEIVPAFTGIATRIVPNAKPALDCPVVYPYAPNAVLIGFLSSFAGGVVGMMVLLLLDKSIPGLPIILPGVVPHFFCGATAGVFGNATGGIRGSICGAFAQGLLITFLPVLLMPVLGNLGFANTTFSDADFGAVGIILGNALRWFGM; encoded by the coding sequence ATGTTAAAGTTTATTACCGATGTTCTTAGTGTTCCTGCTATTTTAGTCGGCATTATTTCGATGGTCGGTCTCTTGGTTCAAAAGAAAAGTGGTCCCGATATCTTGAAAGGGACAGTAAAAACCATTCTTGGATTTCTCATTCTTGGCGGCGGGGCCGGTATTGTTGTCGGCGCGTTGTCCAGCTTCGGTGTCATGTTCCAGCATGGCTTCGGCATCAACGGGGTGGTGCCGCACAATGAAGCGATTGTGGCTCTGGCGCTCAAGACTTATGGAACGCAGACGGCGCTGATCATGGCTTTCGGCATGGTGATGAATATCGTCATCGCCCGATTGACGCCGCTTAAGTACATCTTTCTTACCGGACATCATACCTTATATATGGCTTGTATGATTGCCGCCATCTTGACGGCCGGCGGCATGGGCGGCGCCTCATTGGTTATCGTGGGGTCGGTGGTATTAGGTTTTGTCATGGCCTTCTTTCCGGCGATTGCTCAGCCGACGATGCGTAAAATTACCGGCACCGATGATGTGGGCTTCGGTCATTTCAGCACCTTGGGCTATGTATTTTCGGCCTGGGTCGGTTCGCTGGTAGGCGACCGGGAAAAATCCACCGAGGATATTGATTTTCCTCAGGGTCTGAGCTTTTTGCGCGATTCTTCGCTGGCCGTATCGCTGGTCATGGCTGTGCTGTACTTTATCGTAGCGCTGGCTTCGGGACAGGGCTTTGTGGAAAAGGAACTGAGCGGCGGTCAGCATTTCCTGGTGTTCGCGCTTATTCAAGCCATCACTTTTGCCGGCGGCGTATACGTCATCCTGGCCGGGGTACGGCTGGTGCTGGCGGAAATTGTACCGGCTTTTACCGGTATTGCCACCCGGATTGTGCCTAACGCAAAACCGGCATTGGATTGTCCGGTCGTCTATCCCTATGCGCCTAATGCCGTGCTGATTGGCTTTTTATCCAGCTTTGCCGGCGGTGTAGTTGGCATGATGGTCTTACTGCTGCTGGATAAATCCATACCGGGTCTGCCGATCATTCTGCCTGGTGTAGTGCCCCATTTCTTCTGCGGTGCTACGGCCGGGGTATTCGGCAATGCCACAGGCGGTATCCGCGGCTCCATCTGCGGCGCTTTTGCCCAGGGGCTGTTGATTACCTTCCTGCCTGTGCTCTTGATGCCGGTATTGGGCAACCTGGGCTTTGCCAATACCACCTTCAGCGATGCTGATTTTGGTGCGGTCGGCATTATTCTGGGCAATGCTTTACGCTGGTTTGGTATGTAG
- a CDS encoding transketolase, producing MNEQELKKLKLLSAKIRVNVIKMLKNLGHGHIGGSLSIVELMSVLYGKQLNYDPENPQKEDRDMVVLSKGHGGPGWYSALAEAGFFNRKLLFTLNQGGTRLPSHPDRRYTPGVDMTTGSLGQGASVAAGMATGMKLKDSEQYVYVIIGDGELNEGQCWEAFQYIANYKLNNCIVLIDDNKKQLDGTTREIMNQFDIAKKMEAFGFYVQKIKGNDEAAINEAIEKAKEVKDSAVCVVLDTIKGQGIPFFETLAGNHSVKFNNDEINHAADEAIKQLEAFIGGGRL from the coding sequence ATGAATGAGCAAGAGCTGAAAAAATTAAAACTGTTATCAGCTAAAATCCGGGTTAATGTGATTAAGATGCTTAAAAATTTAGGACATGGACATATTGGTGGCTCATTAAGTATTGTGGAATTAATGAGTGTACTGTATGGAAAACAACTGAATTATGATCCGGAAAATCCACAAAAAGAAGATCGCGATATGGTGGTGCTAAGCAAAGGCCATGGCGGTCCCGGATGGTACAGTGCGTTGGCGGAAGCAGGCTTTTTTAACAGAAAGTTGTTATTTACCTTGAATCAAGGGGGAACAAGACTTCCCTCTCATCCTGATCGCAGGTATACACCGGGTGTTGATATGACAACCGGTTCATTAGGACAGGGAGCTTCGGTAGCAGCAGGAATGGCTACAGGCATGAAATTAAAAGATAGTGAACAATATGTTTACGTTATCATCGGCGATGGAGAATTGAATGAAGGGCAGTGCTGGGAAGCGTTCCAGTATATAGCCAATTATAAGTTGAACAATTGCATTGTCTTGATCGACGATAATAAGAAACAGCTTGACGGGACAACCCGAGAGATTATGAATCAGTTTGATATTGCTAAAAAGATGGAAGCCTTTGGATTTTATGTTCAAAAAATCAAAGGAAATGATGAAGCGGCTATAAATGAAGCGATAGAAAAAGCAAAAGAAGTTAAGGATAGTGCAGTTTGTGTCGTTTTGGACACAATTAAAGGGCAGGGGATTCCATTTTTTGAAACGTTGGCAGGAAATCATTCAGTTAAGTTCAACAATGATGAGATCAACCATGCCGCTGATGAAGCTATCAAACAACTTGAGGCATTTATTGGAGGAGGTCGGTTATGA
- a CDS encoding transketolase family protein, which yields MMFKLTGDRSKKGRELRLSIVETIQELMKYDDTIVALDADLAEPSGFNKIKKSNPDRFIQCGISEANMVGVSAGLSVMGFKPFLHSFGPFVTRRVYDQLYISGAYAHTTLHIYGSDPGFTVAQNGGTHTTWEDMALVRAIPNSVICDAADDIQLSWIIKEFAKMEGIHYVRANRKAVRNVYEAGSSFEIGKGNVIKKGTDVLIIVAGQLVSDALDAADLLDKKGISVEVIDMFTVKPLDQELLLNEAVGKQAIVTFENHSITGGLGSAVAETIAEANVGIKFKRHGVDERFGQVGTAEFLQKEYRLTAEDLVKTVEVLYER from the coding sequence ATGATGTTTAAGCTTACTGGTGACCGTTCGAAAAAAGGCCGTGAGTTAAGGCTGAGCATTGTGGAAACAATACAGGAATTGATGAAATATGATGATACTATTGTTGCCTTGGATGCAGACTTAGCCGAACCTAGCGGCTTTAATAAAATTAAAAAATCCAACCCTGATCGTTTCATCCAATGCGGGATTAGTGAAGCCAATATGGTCGGTGTATCGGCTGGCTTATCCGTCATGGGCTTTAAGCCTTTTCTTCATTCATTTGGGCCATTTGTAACAAGGCGTGTTTATGATCAACTTTACATATCTGGTGCCTATGCCCACACTACTTTACATATATATGGATCTGATCCCGGATTTACTGTTGCTCAAAACGGGGGAACTCATACAACCTGGGAAGATATGGCCTTAGTGCGCGCCATTCCTAATTCAGTCATCTGTGATGCAGCAGATGACATACAACTGTCGTGGATCATAAAGGAATTTGCTAAAATGGAAGGCATCCATTATGTCCGTGCTAACCGTAAGGCCGTTAGGAATGTTTATGAAGCCGGGTCAAGCTTTGAAATCGGCAAAGGAAATGTTATTAAAAAGGGTACGGATGTTTTAATTATAGTAGCCGGGCAATTAGTCAGTGATGCTTTGGATGCTGCCGATCTGTTAGATAAAAAAGGCATATCTGTTGAAGTCATTGACATGTTTACTGTCAAGCCTCTGGATCAAGAACTATTATTAAATGAAGCAGTTGGCAAACAAGCAATAGTGACTTTTGAAAACCATTCCATAACCGGAGGATTAGGAAGTGCAGTGGCGGAAACAATTGCTGAAGCCAATGTTGGTATCAAATTTAAGCGACATGGAGTTGACGAGCGGTTTGGACAGGTAGGTACTGCTGAGTTCCTGCAAAAGGAATACCGGCTTACAGCCGAAGATTTAGTTAAAACCGTGGAGGTACTTTATGAACGTTAA
- the deoC gene encoding deoxyribose-phosphate aldolase has protein sequence MNVNKLIDHTLLKANATKDQITKLCNEAIKYEFASVCVNTCWVDYCHGLLQGSDVKVCCTVGFPLGANATPVKVFEAGNAIKDGAHEIDMVINIGEFLSGNYGMIENEIKEVVAVADGHCVKVIIETCLLNDEQIIKACELVSKTKAAFVKTSTGFSTGGANPRIVKLMKDTVGDTVKVKAAGGVRNKEELKLMIEAGADRIGTSSGVALVSDE, from the coding sequence ATGAACGTTAATAAATTAATTGATCATACCTTATTGAAAGCAAATGCAACTAAAGATCAAATAACAAAATTATGTAATGAAGCAATCAAGTATGAGTTTGCCAGTGTTTGTGTTAATACTTGTTGGGTAGATTACTGCCATGGTTTACTGCAAGGCAGTGATGTTAAAGTGTGTTGTACGGTGGGCTTTCCGCTTGGTGCCAATGCCACCCCGGTGAAAGTTTTCGAAGCCGGTAATGCCATTAAAGATGGGGCACATGAAATTGATATGGTGATCAATATAGGCGAATTTTTATCAGGAAACTATGGGATGATCGAAAATGAAATTAAGGAAGTCGTAGCAGTGGCTGATGGTCATTGTGTGAAGGTAATTATAGAGACTTGCTTGTTAAACGATGAACAAATTATTAAGGCCTGTGAACTTGTCAGCAAGACGAAAGCGGCTTTTGTTAAGACCAGTACAGGCTTTAGTACTGGGGGAGCTAATCCAAGAATCGTGAAACTTATGAAGGATACTGTTGGTGATACCGTAAAAGTAAAAGCTGCAGGGGGCGTACGTAATAAAGAAGAGTTAAAATTAATGATTGAAGCCGGGGCTGACCGAATTGGTACAAGCAGCGGTGTTGCTTTAGTCAGTGATGAATAA
- a CDS encoding DeoR/GlpR family DNA-binding transcription regulator: MLAKERLLFVLNRLHIQPSVSIKALSEELGVSISTIQRDLRILEDQGKIQRERGGALNKELTDTLSNLTERPVGEKELINLPAKQLVCVKAAELIKNGDCIFIDSGTTPAHLVPLLANKEIKVVTNSVYALDKLVKEYRGEVYVLGGQFNAKYDMNMGPITLEEISKFRFDHAFLGVSGIDLDSGEIFSADFAIGAIKQMVMKRSNHTYVLSDDSKYSIKALCTWANLTEFDLVFVNSFPANRKKLKNIVVCET, from the coding sequence ATGTTGGCAAAAGAAAGATTGTTATTTGTGCTTAACAGACTGCACATCCAGCCATCGGTTTCGATCAAGGCTTTGTCGGAGGAATTGGGAGTTTCCATATCGACCATCCAGCGGGATTTGCGAATTCTGGAAGATCAGGGGAAGATTCAGCGGGAACGCGGCGGCGCCCTTAATAAGGAACTGACCGACACCCTATCCAACCTGACCGAGCGACCGGTGGGCGAAAAGGAATTAATTAACCTGCCGGCTAAGCAACTGGTTTGTGTCAAGGCAGCGGAGCTCATTAAGAATGGCGACTGTATTTTTATTGATTCGGGCACGACGCCGGCTCATCTGGTGCCGCTGCTGGCGAACAAGGAAATCAAAGTGGTCACCAACAGTGTGTATGCTCTCGATAAGCTGGTTAAGGAGTACCGGGGAGAAGTCTATGTGCTGGGCGGTCAGTTCAATGCCAAATACGATATGAATATGGGACCGATTACACTGGAGGAAATCAGTAAGTTCCGTTTCGATCACGCCTTCTTGGGAGTAAGCGGGATTGATCTGGACAGCGGTGAAATTTTTTCGGCCGACTTTGCCATCGGTGCTATAAAGCAGATGGTTATGAAGCGGTCGAATCATACTTACGTGCTTAGTGATGACTCGAAATACTCAATTAAAGCGCTGTGCACCTGGGCTAATTTGACCGAATTTGACCTGGTGTTTGTCAACAGTTTTCCCGCCAACAGAAAGAAACTGAAGAATATAGTGGTTTGTGAGACATAA
- a CDS encoding type I phosphomannose isomerase catalytic subunit gives MAVAITEIRLDDNGIYPLQLRPVYKEVIWGGRSLEQLFARTLPGPCIGESWELCTHEHGTSIVANGCWENLSLTEVIARQPAAILGKAYQNQNRLPLLIKYIDANDHLSIQVHPGEAEALTAEGEAGKSEAWYIVKADDDAEIVFGLAEGTTRETFQQATRAGSVERLLRRVKVRTGDMVFVPAGTVHALLKGLVVCEIQQNSDTTYRIYDYDRVDSQGQKRPLHLERALSVIKFDQQPAVEFSHSALYCPYFSVEKWDVKGGREDRPGDRFAAYCVLQGQGRVSGNGVTVELRAGATVLLPAALPAVHLEGDLTLLRVQ, from the coding sequence ATGGCAGTGGCAATAACGGAGATAAGGTTGGACGATAACGGGATATATCCCTTGCAACTGAGACCGGTGTATAAAGAGGTGATATGGGGTGGGCGGTCGTTGGAGCAGCTTTTTGCGAGAACGCTGCCCGGTCCTTGCATTGGTGAGAGCTGGGAGCTTTGCACCCATGAACATGGCACCAGTATAGTGGCAAACGGTTGCTGGGAGAACTTGAGTCTGACCGAGGTAATTGCCCGTCAGCCGGCTGCCATCCTGGGGAAAGCGTATCAGAACCAGAACCGGTTGCCTTTATTAATCAAATATATTGATGCCAATGACCACCTGTCCATTCAGGTGCATCCCGGCGAGGCCGAGGCCCTCACGGCGGAGGGGGAGGCCGGGAAGAGTGAAGCCTGGTATATCGTAAAGGCCGATGACGATGCGGAAATCGTGTTCGGTCTGGCCGAAGGAACCACACGGGAAACGTTTCAGCAGGCAACTCGGGCCGGTAGCGTGGAACGGCTCTTGCGGCGGGTAAAAGTGCGGACCGGTGATATGGTGTTTGTACCGGCCGGGACGGTTCATGCCCTGCTCAAAGGACTGGTGGTCTGTGAAATACAGCAAAATTCCGATACCACCTATCGCATTTATGATTACGACCGGGTCGACAGCCAGGGACAAAAACGGCCACTCCATTTGGAACGGGCGTTGTCGGTCATCAAGTTTGACCAACAGCCGGCCGTGGAATTTTCCCATTCCGCTCTTTACTGCCCCTACTTTTCCGTTGAAAAGTGGGACGTTAAGGGCGGCCGGGAAGACCGGCCGGGAGACCGGTTTGCCGCGTACTGTGTTTTGCAGGGGCAGGGTCGGGTCAGCGGCAATGGTGTGACCGTCGAACTCCGGGCCGGTGCTACGGTGCTCTTGCCGGCGGCCCTACCCGCTGTTCACCTGGAGGGAGACTTGACCCTGCTGCGGGTGCAGTAG